Below is a window of bacterium DNA.
CATATCGATCCGGTCTGGCAATGGAACCTTCGGGAAGGCTACCTGGAGGTCTTTTCCACTTTTCGATCCGCCCTGGACCGGTTGAAGGAATTTCCCTCCGTCTGTTTTGTCGCGGGGTCCGCGCAATTCTACGAATGGATCGCGGAAAACGCTCCGAACCTGTTCAAGGAAATCAAACGCCGGGTCCGGGAGGGACGCTGGATTCTGGTGGGAGGATGGTGGGTCGAATGCGATGTCAACTGCCCTTGCGGCGAATCCCTGGTGCGACAGGGATTGTATGCGCAAAAATATTTTCTCAAACACTTTAACAAAACAGCCAAGGTGGGATTTTCTCCTGATACCTTCGGCCATGCCTGGACGCTCCCACAAATCTTGAAAAAACAGGGCATGAAGGCCTATTTCTATATGCGGCCGGAGGTGCATGAAAAAAAAGATACCCCGGCTCCGATTTTTCGCTGGGTTGGTCCTGACGACAGCTGCGTCATCGCGGTATCGATTCTGGAATCCTACTGTGCGACGGACAAGAACATCGAGCAGAGGATGCATCAGTATATCGATCGCTTTTCAAAGACATTGCCCGGCCTCAAGACCGCGGCCATCTTTTACGGTGTGGGAAATCACGGCGGCGGACCGACCATCGCTGCCATTCGTAAAATCGAGGAAATGAGAGACTCCAATTCAGCTGAGATCCATTTTGATTCGCCGGAAAATTATATTGCCGCTATCCGGCCCTACGCGAATCGGCTGCCGATCGTCCGCGATGAACTTCAACATCATGCCCGTGGCTGTTATTCGGCATGTGCGGCGGTGAAAATGTGGGATCTCCGCAGCTCTTCGGCCTTGATGCAGGCGGAAAAAATCGCCTCCCTGGCCAGTCGGTTGACGGATTACACCTATCCGATGTCCTCTTTGCGCGAGGCCTGGAAAAAAATCCTCTTTAATCAATTCCACGACATTTTGGCGGGCACTTCCATCGAAGAGGCCTATGACGATGCAATGAACGACTATGGGTTCGCCCTGTCCACGGCACAGGATGTTTCGATGAAAGCGATGCACGCGTTGACGCGCCTAATCGACACCGAGGGCTCATCCTTCGTGGCATTCAATCCGTGTTCCTGGCAGGTCGACACCTTCATCGAATTCGAGACCGAACGACCGAACCCGGATCCGGATCCCGCTACGCCCGCCACGCTGAGGAATTCCGGAGCAGACCATCTGCCGGAGGATAAATTAACCCTGTACGATTCAGAGAACGGCGTGGTTCCCTTTCAAGTCCTGCCGACCGCCGCCGCTAAACAGGAAAACCAGCCGCACCGAATAAGAATGCTTTTCAAAGCGCAAATCCCGGCGCTTGGGTATCAAACCTACCGCCTCGGTTACAGTGAGAAACAGGAGCCTTCCGCCTTCAAAGTCGCCTGGGCGATGGAACAGGTTCTGGAAAATGACCTCGTAAGAATAGAATTCGATCGGAAAAGCGGCGCCATTTCATCCTACTTTGACAAAAAGAGGAAATGCAACCTGTTCGCACAGCCGGGAGCGGTACCCATCGTCCTCGATGATTGGGATGATACCTGGGGGCACAGAATTCGCGCTTATGACCGGGAAATCGGCCGGTTCACCAATGCCTCGTTCAAAATCATCGAACGCGGTCCTGATCGGGCGCGCCTGCAGGTGAGCACACAGTGGGGGAATTCATCTATCGTGCAGGCCTTTTCCTTGTATCGGGATTCGGCGGAGTTGGCCTGCAGCCTGACCATCGATTGGCATGAACCCTATCGCGTGCTCAAAATCAGTTTTCCGACGATGTACACAAAAGGCGTATGCACTTATTCCATTCCATACGGATTCATTCAGCGGCCCATGAACGGCGATGAGGAACCCGGCCAGAGATGGGTCGACGTAAGCGAGACGAGCGCTGCATCCGCTTTCGGATTTTCCGTCATCAATGCATCGAAATGCGGGTACAGCGTTAAAGACGGCGATATAAGGTTGACCGTTTTCCACAGCACGGCCTGGTCGCATCACCATCCGGAAGTGGTCGGCGAGGAGGATCATTGCCGGTATATGGAACAGGGCATTCACGAATTTTCCTATCTGCTGATCCCGCACGCCGGCAACTGGCGGACTGCGCACATCCC
It encodes the following:
- a CDS encoding alpha-mannosidase, with amino-acid sequence MKQNKNRNQQSKFNIYAIGHAHIDPVWQWNLREGYLEVFSTFRSALDRLKEFPSVCFVAGSAQFYEWIAENAPNLFKEIKRRVREGRWILVGGWWVECDVNCPCGESLVRQGLYAQKYFLKHFNKTAKVGFSPDTFGHAWTLPQILKKQGMKAYFYMRPEVHEKKDTPAPIFRWVGPDDSCVIAVSILESYCATDKNIEQRMHQYIDRFSKTLPGLKTAAIFYGVGNHGGGPTIAAIRKIEEMRDSNSAEIHFDSPENYIAAIRPYANRLPIVRDELQHHARGCYSACAAVKMWDLRSSSALMQAEKIASLASRLTDYTYPMSSLREAWKKILFNQFHDILAGTSIEEAYDDAMNDYGFALSTAQDVSMKAMHALTRLIDTEGSSFVAFNPCSWQVDTFIEFETERPNPDPDPATPATLRNSGADHLPEDKLTLYDSENGVVPFQVLPTAAAKQENQPHRIRMLFKAQIPALGYQTYRLGYSEKQEPSAFKVAWAMEQVLENDLVRIEFDRKSGAISSYFDKKRKCNLFAQPGAVPIVLDDWDDTWGHRIRAYDREIGRFTNASFKIIERGPDRARLQVSTQWGNSSIVQAFSLYRDSAELACSLTIDWHEPYRVLKISFPTMYTKGVCTYSIPYGFIQRPMNGDEEPGQRWVDVSETSAASAFGFSVINASKCGYSVKDGDIRLTVFHSTAWSHHHPEVVGEEDHCRYMEQGIHEFSYLLIPHAGNWRTAHIPQRAESYVFQPLVFHAGRHHGKLGKKGSLISTTLKNISITAIKKAEDNDDLILRCVELLGKRARGIIEFAPLKRVLPIEIKPCEIKTFRVPSNPDDEAKEVNLLEENL